Proteins encoded in a region of the Coffea eugenioides isolate CCC68of chromosome 4, Ceug_1.0, whole genome shotgun sequence genome:
- the LOC113768312 gene encoding transcription factor bHLH47-like, with protein sequence MSMSSEESPESTLEPVSRAVQTPTTKCQSGRKHQGKVPKRIHKAEREKMKREHLNDLFLSLANALEVSEETNGKASVLSEAIRFVKDMLAQIESLRSENAALSSESQYMTMEKEELQDETTSLESQIAELQNQLRERVGEAELDLNATPEGQFDGSTPHQVDDCFRFPALGPAIQQPQNVKPVYVIPLCSDPSVFQQPGNAETASSPLTMVSKPQARYPTPADTWTSQLLEKHPDLGGGDEHCGGRSC encoded by the exons ATGAGCATGAGTTCAGAGGAAAGTCCTGAATCAACACTTGAACCCGTCAGCAGGGCGGTCCAGACACCAACAACCAA GTGCCAGTCCGGCAGGAAGCATCAGGGGAAAGTGCCAAAAAGAATTCACAAGGCTGAGAGGGAGAAAATGAAGCGGGAGCACTTAAATGACCTCTTCCTCTCTTTGGCCAATGCTCTCG AAGTGTCTGAGGAGACAAATGGAAAGGCTTCTGTATTAAGTGAAGCTATTAGATTTGTGAAGGACATGCTTGCTCAGATTGAGTCTCTTAGAAGTGAAAATGCAGCTTTATCATCAGAATCTCAATAT ATGACTATGGAAAAGGAGGAGCTCCAAGACGAGACTACTTCTTTAGAGTCTCAAATTGCGGAACTGCAAAATCAGCTAAGAGAGAGAGTAGGCGAAGCAGAACTTGACTTGAATGCAACTCCTGAAGGTCAGTTCGATGGGTCAACACCACATCAAGTTGATGATTGCTTCAGATTTCCTGCTCTAGGACCTGCAATTCAGCAACCTCAAAATGTAAAACCTGTATACGTCATCCCATTATGTTCCGATCCCAGTGTTTTCCAACAGCCTGGTAATGCGGAGACCGCTTCGAGCCCTCTAACAATGGTGAGCAAACCACAAGCTAGGTACCCCACTCCTGCTGATACATGGACATCGCAACTCCTTGAAAAGCATCCTGATTTAGGTGGAGGAGATGAACATTGTGGTGGCCGCAGCTGTTAA